A window of Ruminococcus champanellensis 18P13 = JCM 17042 contains these coding sequences:
- the ilvB gene encoding biosynthetic-type acetolactate synthase large subunit encodes MRLTGAQIVTQVLLEQGCDTVFGYPGGQVLALYDALYQKRRQIRHIRTAHEQGAAHAADGYARATGKPGVVIATSGPGATNLVTGIATAYLDSVPMVAITGNVPCDRIGLDCFQEVDITGITIPITKHNFMVKDIRRLADTLREAFTIAKSGRPGPVLVDIPSDIQKTRWEYTPAGEAPMLPTKHAAAEQLEEAVRQLTAAQRPYISCGGGVIRAKAAPLVQELARRLDCGVGATLMGLSAMPGEDPRFLGMQGLHGHYAAAMAQREADLILVAGARFSDRAVGEHANFAPDAKILHIDIDAAELEKTMPVYLGIEGDIRDALERLLERIPQQSHPAWQQRLAQLKQQEAEQMPTQEGFHPAGIIRMLSDRAGDAYIATDVGEHQMWTAQHFSFRTPGSFLTSGGLGTMGFGMGAAIGAAIGTGKPTILITGDGSFRMNFNELATAVEQKLPLTILLLENHTLGMVRQSQTLYYKRRYAATDLGCSIDYPALAEACGAVGLRAESYAQLDQALTRAAHSKKPVLILCPVDPEQMVFPMLPPGGRVEDMLLAAPESAQKHHRKEKA; translated from the coding sequence ATGCGGCTCACCGGCGCACAGATCGTCACACAGGTTTTACTGGAGCAGGGGTGCGATACCGTATTCGGCTATCCGGGGGGGCAGGTGCTTGCCCTGTACGATGCCCTGTATCAGAAGCGCCGGCAGATCCGGCACATCCGCACCGCCCATGAGCAGGGAGCCGCCCATGCGGCGGACGGGTACGCCAGGGCAACGGGAAAGCCCGGGGTAGTGATCGCCACCTCCGGCCCCGGCGCCACCAATCTGGTCACCGGCATCGCCACCGCCTATCTGGACTCGGTGCCCATGGTGGCAATCACCGGGAATGTGCCCTGTGACCGGATCGGTCTGGACTGCTTCCAGGAGGTGGACATTACCGGCATCACCATTCCCATCACCAAGCACAACTTCATGGTCAAGGACATCCGACGGCTGGCAGACACCCTCCGGGAGGCGTTCACCATCGCAAAATCCGGCAGACCCGGGCCGGTGCTGGTGGATATTCCCAGCGATATCCAGAAAACCCGGTGGGAGTACACTCCTGCCGGGGAGGCGCCCATGTTGCCCACAAAGCATGCGGCGGCGGAACAGCTGGAGGAGGCTGTCCGGCAACTGACAGCGGCACAGCGCCCCTACATTTCCTGCGGGGGCGGTGTGATCCGGGCAAAGGCAGCGCCTCTGGTGCAGGAGCTTGCCCGGCGGCTGGACTGCGGCGTGGGGGCTACCCTCATGGGGCTGTCCGCCATGCCCGGAGAGGATCCCCGGTTTCTGGGGATGCAGGGGCTGCACGGCCATTACGCCGCCGCCATGGCGCAACGGGAGGCAGATCTGATCCTGGTTGCCGGAGCACGGTTCAGCGACCGGGCGGTGGGGGAGCATGCAAACTTTGCGCCGGACGCCAAGATCCTGCACATCGACATTGATGCAGCAGAGCTGGAAAAGACCATGCCGGTGTATCTGGGCATCGAGGGGGACATCCGGGACGCACTGGAGCGTCTGCTGGAACGGATCCCCCAGCAGTCCCATCCGGCATGGCAGCAGCGGCTGGCGCAGCTAAAGCAGCAGGAGGCGGAGCAGATGCCCACACAGGAGGGCTTCCACCCGGCAGGGATCATCCGGATGCTCAGCGACCGGGCAGGGGACGCTTACATTGCCACGGACGTGGGAGAGCATCAGATGTGGACGGCACAGCATTTTTCCTTCCGCACCCCCGGCTCCTTCCTGACCAGCGGCGGTCTGGGCACCATGGGCTTCGGCATGGGTGCTGCCATCGGGGCAGCCATTGGCACGGGAAAGCCCACGATCCTCATCACCGGGGACGGCAGCTTCCGCATGAATTTCAACGAGCTGGCAACGGCAGTGGAGCAGAAGCTGCCCCTGACCATCCTGCTGCTGGAAAATCACACCCTGGGCATGGTGCGGCAGAGCCAGACCCTGTACTACAAGCGCCGGTATGCGGCAACGGATCTGGGGTGCAGCATCGACTATCCGGCACTGGCGGAGGCATGCGGAGCGGTGGGACTCCGGGCAGAGTCCTATGCACAGTTGGATCAGGCGCTGACCAGAGCGGCACACAGCAAAAAGCCGGTACTGATCCTGTGTCCGGTGGATCCGGAACAAATGGTGTTCCCCATGCTCCCACCCGGCGGCAGGGTGGAGGACATGCTGCTGGCGGCTCCGGAATCCGCTCAAAAGCATCACCGAAAGGAGAAGGCATAA
- the dnaK gene encoding molecular chaperone DnaK, which yields MAKIIGIDLGTTNSCVAVMEGGNAVVIPNAEGARTTPSVVAFSKNGERLVGQVAKRQAITNPDKTVSSIKRHMGSNYKVEIEGKSYTPQEISAMILQKLKADAEAYLGEKVSEAVITVPAYFTDSQRQATKDAGQIAGLTVKRIINEPTAAALSYGIDKEEEQKIMVFDLGGGTFDVSIIDMGDGVTEVLATAGNNHLGGDDFDQRIIDWMTSEFKKAEGIDLTGDKMAMQRLKEAAEKAKIELSSTPSSNINLPFITADATGPKHLDLTLSQAKFNELTADLVQATMGPVDQALHDSGLKASDLDKVLLVGGSSRIPAVQEAVKQKIGKDPFKGINPDECVALGAAYQGGVLGGDVKEGLLLLDVTPLSLGIETAGGVCTKMIPRNTTIPTKKTQVFSTYADNQPAVDINVLQGEREFARDNKQLGTFRLDGIAPAPRGIPQIEVTFDIDANGIVHVSAKDLGTGKEQNISITASTNMSEADIDKAVKDAEKYAEEDKKRREAVDAKNNGENLVFQCEKAMTDFGDKVTDADKAPITEKCNALKEALKTDNTEEIKAKTEELQKAFYDLSGKVYQQAGAAQGQPDMGNMGNMGGMNGGSSNPGGDDGDVVDADFTEA from the coding sequence ATGGCAAAAATTATTGGTATCGACCTTGGTACAACCAACTCCTGCGTAGCCGTTATGGAAGGCGGCAATGCAGTGGTAATCCCCAACGCTGAGGGTGCAAGAACCACCCCGTCCGTTGTGGCATTCTCCAAGAACGGCGAGCGTCTGGTAGGTCAGGTGGCAAAGCGCCAGGCTATCACCAACCCGGATAAGACCGTAAGCTCCATCAAGCGTCACATGGGCTCCAACTACAAGGTAGAGATCGAGGGCAAGTCCTACACGCCCCAGGAGATCTCCGCTATGATCCTGCAAAAGCTGAAGGCAGACGCTGAGGCATACCTGGGCGAGAAGGTTTCCGAGGCGGTTATCACCGTTCCCGCATACTTCACCGACAGCCAGCGTCAGGCAACCAAGGACGCAGGTCAGATCGCAGGGCTGACCGTCAAGAGAATCATCAACGAGCCTACTGCTGCGGCTCTGTCCTACGGCATCGACAAGGAAGAGGAGCAGAAGATCATGGTATTCGACCTGGGCGGCGGTACCTTCGATGTATCCATCATCGACATGGGCGACGGGGTTACAGAGGTTCTGGCAACTGCCGGCAACAACCACCTGGGCGGCGATGACTTTGACCAGCGGATCATTGACTGGATGACCTCCGAGTTCAAGAAGGCAGAGGGCATTGACCTGACCGGCGACAAGATGGCAATGCAGAGACTGAAGGAAGCCGCAGAGAAGGCAAAGATCGAGCTGTCCTCCACACCTTCCTCCAACATCAACCTGCCCTTCATTACCGCAGACGCAACCGGTCCGAAGCATCTGGATCTGACCCTGTCCCAGGCAAAGTTCAATGAGCTGACTGCGGATCTGGTACAGGCAACCATGGGCCCGGTAGATCAGGCGCTGCATGACAGCGGTCTGAAGGCCTCCGATCTGGATAAGGTGCTGCTGGTAGGCGGCTCCTCCAGAATCCCGGCGGTGCAGGAAGCTGTAAAGCAGAAGATCGGCAAGGATCCCTTCAAGGGCATCAACCCGGATGAGTGCGTAGCACTGGGTGCAGCATACCAGGGCGGCGTCCTGGGCGGCGACGTAAAGGAAGGTCTGCTACTGCTGGATGTTACTCCGCTTTCTCTGGGTATTGAAACTGCCGGCGGCGTATGCACCAAGATGATCCCCAGAAACACCACCATCCCCACCAAGAAGACCCAGGTGTTCTCCACCTATGCAGACAACCAGCCTGCGGTGGATATCAACGTACTCCAGGGCGAGCGTGAATTCGCACGGGACAACAAGCAGCTTGGCACCTTCCGTCTGGATGGCATTGCACCGGCGCCCCGTGGTATCCCCCAGATCGAGGTAACCTTTGATATCGATGCAAACGGCATCGTACACGTTTCCGCAAAGGATCTTGGCACCGGCAAGGAGCAGAATATCTCCATCACCGCTTCCACCAACATGAGCGAGGCTGACATTGACAAGGCTGTCAAGGACGCTGAGAAGTATGCGGAGGAGGACAAGAAGCGCCGTGAGGCAGTGGATGCCAAGAACAACGGCGAGAACCTGGTGTTCCAGTGCGAGAAGGCAATGACCGACTTCGGCGACAAGGTAACCGATGCGGACAAGGCGCCCATCACCGAAAAGTGCAATGCACTGAAGGAAGCCCTCAAGACTGACAATACCGAGGAGATCAAGGCAAAGACCGAGGAGCTGCAAAAGGCATTCTACGACCTGTCCGGCAAGGTATATCAGCAGGCAGGCGCAGCACAGGGTCAGCCGGACATGGGCAACATGGGCAACATGGGCGGCATGAACGGCGGCAGCAGCAATCCGGGCGGCGATGACGGCGACGTGGTAGACGCAGACTTTACAGAAGCGTAA
- a CDS encoding type II secretion system F family protein produces the protein MPSYTYTAKDVAGNIRKGTLSAEDEQDFLAKIHEKGLFPTEYNEAAGVKQSTHKFSTKELAFNCRQMAAMLTSGLTLVKALDILCREQEKEASKLIWRDIYENVQKGESFSASLEMHSGSFPQFLISMVAAGESSGSLDQIMQRMSDHYAKENKMHNTIKSAMMYPIILVILCVAVVIGLFTFIMPTFAGLFTNEEDMPALTRVMMSISNFLRGYWYILIGFVLIAVFGIRYAMKMPNVRLKWDRFIIKGPGFGALVVKIYTARFARTLSSLYSSGIPMVECLERSSAILNNSYIDEKFRTVVDEVKQGETLSASIQRTEIFESMFCSIIYVGEEAGALDDILAKTSDYYDEEADSAVQRLVGMLEPVMIIILGIMVGLIVASVLPALYDSFENIE, from the coding sequence ATGCCGAGTTATACTTACACGGCGAAGGATGTCGCAGGGAATATCCGGAAAGGTACTCTGAGCGCAGAGGACGAACAGGATTTTCTTGCGAAGATTCATGAAAAGGGACTGTTCCCCACCGAGTACAACGAGGCGGCAGGGGTAAAGCAGTCTACGCACAAGTTTTCGACCAAGGAGCTGGCGTTCAACTGCCGTCAGATGGCGGCAATGCTCACGTCCGGTCTGACCCTGGTCAAGGCGCTGGACATTCTCTGCCGGGAGCAGGAAAAGGAAGCCAGCAAGCTGATCTGGCGTGACATTTACGAGAACGTGCAGAAGGGTGAATCCTTCTCCGCATCTCTGGAAATGCACAGCGGCTCCTTCCCCCAGTTCCTGATCTCCATGGTTGCCGCCGGTGAATCCAGCGGTTCTCTGGATCAGATCATGCAGCGTATGTCCGATCATTACGCAAAGGAAAACAAGATGCACAACACCATCAAGAGCGCCATGATGTATCCGATCATCCTGGTTATCCTCTGTGTAGCGGTTGTCATCGGTCTGTTTACCTTTATTATGCCGACCTTCGCAGGGCTGTTCACCAATGAGGAGGATATGCCTGCATTGACCAGAGTCATGATGAGCATCAGTAACTTCCTGCGTGGGTACTGGTACATACTCATCGGCTTCGTGCTGATCGCCGTGTTCGGCATCCGTTACGCTATGAAGATGCCAAACGTTCGTCTCAAGTGGGATCGGTTCATCATCAAGGGACCCGGCTTCGGCGCCCTGGTGGTCAAGATCTACACCGCCCGCTTCGCAAGAACGCTTTCCTCTCTGTACTCCAGTGGTATTCCCATGGTAGAGTGCCTGGAGCGTTCCTCCGCAATTCTCAACAACAGCTACATCGACGAAAAATTCCGTACAGTCGTGGATGAGGTAAAACAGGGTGAGACCCTTTCCGCTTCCATTCAGAGAACGGAGATCTTCGAGTCCATGTTCTGCTCCATCATCTATGTAGGTGAGGAAGCCGGCGCTCTGGACGACATTCTGGCAAAGACCTCTGACTACTACGACGAAGAAGCGGATTCCGCAGTACAGCGTCTGGTCGGCATGCTGGAGCCGGTCATGATTATCATACTCGGTATCATGGTTGGTCTGATCGTAGCATCCGTACTTCCCGCACTGTATGACTCCTTTGAGAACATCGAATAA
- the dnaJ gene encoding molecular chaperone DnaJ, translated as MAEKRDYYEVLGVQKDADEEAIKKAYRAMARKYHPDLHPGDKECEEKFKEVTEAYEVLSDPEKRQKYDQFGHAGVDPSYGGMGGMGGMQGGFADMGDIFENLFGGVFGGSRSSSANVPRQGKDVNVGLNIDFMQACKGMRAEVKVQRMERCADCAGTGAAAGSSPEVCPDCHGRGTVKINQRTPFGMIAQTKTCPHCGGKGKVISNPCSKCKGAGRVRVAKTINVDVPAGIDNGQTLRVSGQGDAGINGGPSGNLNVVINVRPHPLFVRDGYDVHCEIPITYTQAVMGDDITVPTIDGHVKYHVGEGTQTGTVFRLRGKGVRRLHRTDNGDQYVKVVVEVPKNLTKKQKDLLKAFEDSLSDKNYAKRQSFFEKLKGLFDAK; from the coding sequence ATGGCTGAAAAACGAGATTATTATGAAGTGCTCGGCGTGCAGAAGGACGCTGACGAGGAAGCGATCAAAAAAGCGTACCGCGCCATGGCACGAAAGTACCACCCTGATCTGCATCCGGGCGATAAGGAATGCGAGGAAAAGTTCAAGGAGGTCACCGAGGCATACGAGGTGCTTTCCGACCCGGAGAAGCGTCAGAAATATGACCAGTTCGGTCACGCCGGTGTGGATCCCAGCTACGGCGGCATGGGCGGTATGGGTGGCATGCAGGGCGGCTTTGCCGACATGGGAGATATCTTCGAGAATCTCTTTGGCGGCGTATTCGGCGGCTCCCGCAGCTCCAGTGCCAATGTCCCCAGACAGGGCAAGGATGTGAACGTGGGGCTGAATATTGACTTTATGCAGGCGTGCAAGGGTATGCGTGCAGAAGTGAAGGTCCAGCGAATGGAACGCTGTGCAGACTGTGCCGGTACCGGTGCGGCGGCCGGTTCCTCTCCGGAGGTATGCCCGGACTGCCATGGCAGGGGCACGGTGAAGATCAATCAGCGCACCCCCTTCGGCATGATCGCCCAGACCAAGACCTGTCCCCACTGCGGCGGCAAGGGCAAGGTCATCAGCAATCCCTGCAGCAAGTGCAAGGGCGCAGGCCGGGTACGGGTGGCAAAGACCATCAACGTGGATGTGCCTGCGGGCATCGACAACGGTCAGACCCTCCGGGTGTCCGGCCAGGGTGATGCAGGCATCAACGGCGGCCCCAGCGGCAACCTGAACGTGGTCATCAATGTGCGTCCCCATCCCCTCTTTGTCCGGGACGGCTACGATGTACACTGCGAGATCCCCATTACCTACACCCAGGCGGTCATGGGGGACGATATCACGGTGCCCACCATTGACGGGCATGTCAAGTACCATGTGGGCGAGGGTACCCAGACCGGCACCGTGTTCCGGCTCAGGGGCAAGGGTGTGCGCCGGCTCCATCGGACGGACAACGGCGACCAGTATGTGAAGGTAGTCGTGGAAGTGCCCAAGAATCTGACCAAGAAGCAGAAGGATCTGCTGAAGGCGTTCGAGGATTCCCTCAGCGACAAGAATTATGCCAAGCGACAGTCCTTTTTTGAAAAGCTGAAGGGCTTGTTTGATGCGAAATAA
- the hrcA gene encoding heat-inducible transcriptional repressor HrcA, with product MDDRKLKILAAVVDEYVQTGEPVGSKTIAALPHINVSAATVRNDMAVLEQLGLLEQPHTSAGRIPTFNGYRLYIDKLMTTEALSEKERQRLDDMLEAQGALTEELLIQSAGTALAELTQCAAVVTNAAPKFSIISKVEVIPTGKRLYVILLITSNGSIKNKACRLEFDLSNEQLEFFTHYMEENLEGVSVEDLSEQRLQDLIAALGAYMTTLSPLVQGLYELSRDLKQKEVTVSGARNLLTCSELEKMDIVQFMEHTDTVIPLLDDAFSGVQVLFSQESNNFVIGNSSMIVSKYQKGNQPAGALGVIGPMRINYAKIIPYIEYFTQKLTDLISDEDEHEPGQH from the coding sequence ATGGACGACCGCAAGCTGAAAATTCTGGCTGCTGTCGTGGATGAATATGTGCAGACCGGCGAGCCCGTCGGTTCCAAGACCATCGCTGCACTGCCTCATATCAATGTTTCTGCGGCAACGGTGCGCAACGACATGGCGGTACTGGAGCAGTTAGGACTGCTGGAACAGCCCCACACCTCCGCCGGCAGAATCCCCACCTTCAACGGCTATCGGCTCTACATCGACAAGCTGATGACCACCGAGGCGCTTTCCGAAAAGGAGCGGCAGCGGCTGGACGATATGCTGGAGGCGCAGGGTGCTCTGACCGAGGAGCTGCTGATCCAGAGCGCAGGCACAGCCCTTGCGGAGCTGACCCAATGCGCAGCGGTAGTGACCAATGCAGCACCGAAGTTTTCCATCATCTCCAAGGTGGAGGTAATCCCCACCGGCAAGCGGCTGTATGTGATCCTGCTGATTACATCCAACGGCAGCATCAAAAACAAAGCCTGTCGGCTGGAGTTTGATCTGAGCAATGAGCAGCTTGAATTTTTCACACATTATATGGAGGAGAACCTGGAGGGCGTATCCGTTGAGGATCTGTCCGAACAGCGGCTCCAGGATCTGATCGCCGCACTGGGCGCATATATGACCACCCTTTCCCCTTTGGTACAGGGACTGTATGAATTGTCCCGGGATCTGAAGCAGAAGGAAGTCACCGTCAGCGGCGCACGGAACCTTTTAACCTGCAGCGAGCTTGAAAAAATGGATATCGTCCAGTTCATGGAGCACACGGACACCGTGATCCCTCTGCTGGATGACGCATTCAGCGGCGTGCAGGTGCTCTTCAGCCAGGAGAGCAATAATTTCGTCATCGGCAATTCCAGTATGATCGTATCCAAGTACCAGAAGGGCAATCAGCCTGCCGGTGCGCTGGGGGTCATCGGGCCGATGCGGATCAATTACGCAAAGATCATTCCCTATATTGAATATTTCACACAAAAGCTGACGGATCTCATTTCCGATGAGGACGAACATGAGCCGGGACAGCATTAG
- a CDS encoding MarR family winged helix-turn-helix transcriptional regulator has translation MVRLKELNPEPIRQCTIIKQKGRCSPVEVESLEVEWIAVLDRFNKLNARYKVEGLPRPEFMLLHLIAKSPSGAVKISELAAALEVTTPAVSKLLKSLEEKCAVSRVSDITDRRITYITMTKAGRQLYDRALQARRRIGLSVMERIGEQAYKQLFEQMQILYQAFEDALTDQDSDI, from the coding sequence ATGGTACGATTAAAGGAACTGAACCCGGAACCCATCCGGCAATGTACTATTATAAAGCAGAAAGGCAGGTGCAGCCCTGTGGAGGTAGAGTCCCTGGAGGTGGAGTGGATCGCCGTACTGGATCGGTTCAACAAGCTCAACGCCCGCTATAAGGTGGAGGGGCTGCCCCGGCCGGAGTTCATGCTGCTGCATCTGATCGCAAAAAGCCCCAGCGGCGCCGTAAAGATCTCGGAGCTTGCCGCCGCCCTGGAGGTCACCACCCCGGCAGTGTCCAAGCTGCTGAAATCCCTGGAGGAAAAGTGCGCCGTCTCCCGGGTCAGCGACATTACCGACCGGCGGATCACTTATATCACCATGACCAAGGCGGGCAGGCAGTTGTACGACCGGGCATTGCAGGCACGGCGGCGGATCGGGCTGTCGGTGATGGAACGGATCGGAGAGCAGGCGTACAAGCAACTGTTTGAACAAATGCAGATCCTGTACCAGGCCTTTGAGGATGCCCTCACCGATCAGGACAGCGACATATAG
- the ilvN gene encoding acetolactate synthase small subunit produces the protein MGQFVIAALVSNQSGVLTRVSGMFTRRGFNIDSLTVGETENPALSRITIAMRGDAHDLDQILKQLRKLHDVTEVRALPHSDTVFRELLLIKVRNDAQTRQEILAAVDIFRSKIVDYATDALCIELTGESSKIDAFIELLTPFGILEMCRTGIVALERGRNCLKGETLL, from the coding sequence ATGGGACAATTTGTAATCGCAGCGCTGGTATCCAACCAGTCCGGTGTGCTGACCCGGGTTTCCGGCATGTTCACCCGGCGGGGCTTCAACATTGACAGTCTGACGGTGGGGGAAACGGAAAACCCTGCCCTGTCCCGGATCACCATTGCCATGCGGGGGGATGCCCATGATCTGGATCAGATCCTCAAGCAACTGCGGAAGCTCCACGATGTGACAGAGGTGCGTGCCCTGCCCCACAGCGACACCGTATTCCGGGAGCTGCTGCTCATCAAGGTGCGGAATGACGCCCAGACCCGGCAGGAGATCCTGGCGGCGGTGGACATTTTCCGCTCCAAGATCGTGGATTATGCTACGGACGCCCTGTGCATCGAGCTGACCGGGGAAAGCTCCAAGATCGATGCGTTCATTGAACTGCTGACCCCCTTCGGGATCCTGGAAATGTGCCGGACGGGGATCGTCGCCCTGGAGCGGGGGCGGAACTGCCTGAAGGGAGAGACACTATTATAG
- the pilM gene encoding pilus assembly protein PilM: protein MLSFDITDRNIRIIKGVESNGKIRINSAATLNLEEEIIVNGHVKDVPRLATLINQVLKSNRMADKEAIISISSNLTIFKELHIPKAKEQDFVKMVRAEMQTQLGIDESYSVSYVIVGEETDENNQIVQKVLATACPYEIIDCYKRVFSMLTISLRSVMIGCNCITKVLLSDAKIKSKMPLLAVQIDNNFISLNLYEKGQLSFSRFASISAEDYGNSDDYVFEAVNENIFRMMQFQKSKNTGEVVENVVFYGDTHEFVRLTNALEQMGVRTSIITVPPQIHGYENLEFSSYANAIGAMFKRNKETERINLLETDTFNNNKIKSDKSYGLLLGVSVLATAVVMLGAWGALKIYDNGIKDEIKTYQDKIDSPETKAKLAQLEQLKKTEESVTTLLSEMTDASDAFKTRPYILKETYDIVEKAAEETATDQQMSDMEVTQFDYSAGVLNVKIEVDASEDPAQKYPAAVTAILEKETKFYYVDYKGYQVKEETDPVTEAVTKRIEYTFTVDIKGDGINLDTEETTENTTGEEGTGK, encoded by the coding sequence ATGCTTTCATTTGACATTACCGACAGAAACATACGCATCATCAAGGGCGTAGAGAGTAACGGCAAGATCCGGATCAACTCCGCAGCGACCCTGAACCTGGAGGAAGAGATCATCGTCAACGGCCACGTCAAGGATGTGCCCCGTCTGGCAACCCTCATCAACCAGGTGCTCAAGTCCAACAGAATGGCTGACAAGGAGGCCATCATCAGCATCTCCTCCAACCTGACCATTTTTAAGGAGCTGCATATTCCCAAGGCAAAGGAACAGGATTTTGTCAAGATGGTACGGGCAGAGATGCAGACCCAGTTGGGCATCGATGAATCCTATTCCGTATCCTACGTTATCGTAGGGGAGGAAACCGACGAGAACAACCAGATCGTCCAGAAGGTTCTGGCAACCGCTTGCCCCTACGAGATCATCGACTGCTACAAGCGTGTGTTCTCCATGCTGACCATCAGTCTCCGGTCCGTTATGATCGGCTGCAACTGTATCACCAAGGTGCTGCTGTCCGACGCAAAGATCAAGTCCAAGATGCCCTTGCTGGCAGTACAGATCGACAACAACTTCATCAGCCTGAACCTTTATGAAAAGGGTCAGCTGTCCTTCTCCCGTTTTGCATCCATCTCCGCCGAGGACTACGGCAACTCCGACGACTATGTATTTGAGGCAGTCAACGAGAACATCTTCCGTATGATGCAGTTCCAGAAGTCCAAGAACACGGGAGAGGTTGTGGAAAACGTTGTATTCTACGGCGATACCCACGAGTTTGTTCGTCTGACCAACGCACTGGAGCAGATGGGCGTTCGTACCAGCATCATCACCGTTCCGCCCCAGATTCATGGCTATGAGAATCTGGAATTCTCCTCCTACGCAAACGCCATCGGCGCAATGTTCAAGCGGAACAAGGAAACCGAGCGGATCAACCTGCTGGAAACCGACACCTTCAACAACAACAAGATCAAGTCCGACAAGTCCTACGGTCTGCTGCTGGGCGTTTCCGTTCTGGCAACCGCAGTGGTTATGCTGGGCGCATGGGGCGCACTGAAGATCTACGACAACGGCATCAAGGACGAGATCAAAACCTACCAGGACAAGATCGACAGTCCCGAAACCAAGGCAAAGCTTGCACAGCTGGAGCAGCTCAAGAAGACCGAGGAATCCGTCACCACCCTGTTGAGCGAGATGACCGATGCCAGTGACGCATTCAAGACCCGTCCCTACATCCTCAAGGAAACCTATGACATTGTAGAAAAGGCGGCGGAGGAAACCGCAACCGATCAGCAGATGTCCGACATGGAGGTTACCCAGTTTGACTACAGCGCCGGTGTGCTGAACGTGAAGATCGAGGTTGACGCTTCTGAGGATCCGGCACAGAAGTATCCCGCAGCGGTTACCGCCATCCTGGAGAAGGAAACCAAGTTCTACTATGTGGACTATAAGGGCTACCAGGTGAAGGAAGAAACAGATCCGGTGACAGAGGCTGTGACCAAGCGGATCGAGTATACCTTTACAGTTGACATCAAGGGCGACGGCATCAATCTGGACACCGAAGAAACGACAGAGAACACTACAGGAGAGGAAGGTACTGGCAAATGA
- the grpE gene encoding nucleotide exchange factor GrpE, with translation MKKEQDLTEETTAGQEPEEAAKAAESEAAAAQEAESASQPEQAEQPEIKQTRTEPDPAEQLAAEKDKYLRLYAEYDNYRKRTAKEKTETYSHATAAAVETLLPALDSFSLALEAACTDEAYKTGMEKIYTQLNEALKKLGVREMEALGTPFDPNFHHAIKQAADTEYEEGMVCQVFQKGYLIGDRVIRHAMVAVAQ, from the coding sequence ATGAAAAAAGAACAGGATCTGACCGAGGAAACCACCGCCGGACAGGAGCCGGAGGAGGCTGCAAAGGCAGCGGAGTCGGAAGCTGCGGCAGCGCAGGAGGCGGAATCCGCTTCCCAGCCGGAACAGGCAGAGCAGCCGGAGATCAAGCAGACCAGGACGGAACCGGATCCGGCGGAGCAACTGGCGGCGGAAAAGGACAAGTACCTGCGGCTGTACGCCGAATACGACAACTACCGCAAGCGCACTGCAAAGGAAAAGACCGAGACCTATTCCCATGCCACTGCCGCAGCGGTGGAAACCCTGCTGCCGGCGCTGGACAGCTTTTCCCTGGCGCTGGAGGCTGCTTGTACGGATGAAGCCTACAAGACCGGCATGGAAAAGATCTATACACAGCTCAACGAGGCGCTCAAGAAGCTGGGCGTCCGGGAAATGGAAGCTCTGGGAACTCCCTTTGATCCGAATTTCCACCACGCCATCAAGCAGGCGGCGGATACGGAATACGAAGAAGGCATGGTGTGTCAGGTATTCCAGAAGGGCTATCTGATCGGGGATCGGGTGATCCGCCACGCAATGGTGGCAGTTGCCCAGTAG